Proteins from a single region of Chryseomicrobium sp. FSL W7-1435:
- the yycF gene encoding response regulator YycF yields the protein MNKKILVVDDEKPIADILQFNLKKEGYQVECAYDGDEALEKVEAFQPDLMLLDIMLPGRDGMEVCREVRKKYEFPIIMLTAKDSEIDKVLGLELGADDYVTKPFSTRELIARVKANMRRSQVVPAEDMEASSNDIHIGPLTIQPDAYMVMKRDTAIELTHREFELLHYLAKHTGQVMTREHLLQTVWGYDYFGDVRTVDVTIRRLREKIEDNPSHPNWIVTRRGVGYYLRSPEQE from the coding sequence ATGAATAAGAAGATACTAGTCGTTGACGACGAAAAACCGATTGCGGATATTCTGCAGTTTAATTTGAAAAAAGAGGGCTACCAAGTGGAGTGCGCCTATGATGGCGACGAAGCGCTTGAAAAAGTAGAAGCTTTTCAACCAGACTTAATGCTACTCGATATTATGTTACCTGGGCGTGATGGTATGGAAGTCTGCCGAGAAGTGCGTAAAAAATACGAGTTCCCGATTATTATGCTAACTGCTAAAGACTCGGAAATCGATAAAGTGCTCGGCCTTGAGTTAGGGGCAGACGATTACGTCACCAAGCCTTTCTCAACACGAGAACTGATTGCACGTGTTAAAGCCAACATGCGCCGTTCGCAAGTTGTTCCAGCGGAAGATATGGAAGCCAGCTCGAACGACATTCATATTGGGCCACTAACGATTCAGCCAGATGCCTATATGGTCATGAAGCGCGACACCGCTATTGAGCTAACACATCGTGAATTTGAACTGCTGCACTACTTGGCTAAACATACGGGTCAAGTGATGACACGTGAACATTTGCTGCAAACGGTATGGGGTTATGATTACTTCGGTGACGTCCGCACAGTAGACGTGACGATTCGTCGCCTGCGTGAAAAGATTGAAGACAACCCAAGTCATCCGAACTGGATTGTCACACGCCGTGGAGTGGGGTATTACCTGCGCAGTCCTGAACAGGAGTAG
- a CDS encoding M23 family metallopeptidase, with product MFWNKSKEETPVLATEGLSRKKTNVVKKAAITVILLSGLSVNLAFADETADSELTTIYHIYTEDQYIGALSDKNEINELMEEKIEASKSQFKDLSLTAGNNFSVVEEKVFTPATDNATTLQQVEDLIEVNANAFAISIDNEVAAYVKDLDAYNEVLQKVKLNYVSEKELNFLEARKTTTDTLPELKPGETRIVDLLVKQDVFGATMTVKPEEVVAVDDAVERLLTGVEKQETYTVQQGDVISSIASAHNLSTKQLLALNEGLQEGGTLKIGQELKVTVLEPALHFEAQYEKKAKEKIAFDKIVEETDTLYKGDTKMKTEGANGERLATYVITKENGVQTSKEMIEEEITKQVQHEVTLKGTKVMPSRGSGSFAWPAQGGYISSHMGHRWGRMHQGIDIARPSGYAILASDNGVVVAAGVEGGLGNRVIIDHNNGYRTVYGHLASINVSVGQTVPQGTNIGVMGNTGRSTGTHLHFEVIQNGTHINPMSVLK from the coding sequence ATGTTTTGGAATAAATCGAAGGAAGAAACCCCTGTTCTAGCGACAGAAGGACTTTCGCGGAAGAAAACCAATGTGGTAAAGAAAGCAGCAATAACCGTCATTTTGCTTTCTGGATTGTCCGTCAATCTTGCCTTCGCTGATGAAACAGCGGACAGTGAGTTGACAACAATTTATCATATATATACAGAGGATCAATACATTGGTGCACTCTCTGACAAAAATGAAATCAATGAATTAATGGAAGAAAAAATTGAAGCTTCCAAATCACAGTTTAAAGATCTATCGTTAACAGCTGGCAACAATTTCTCGGTGGTTGAAGAGAAAGTGTTCACACCTGCTACCGATAACGCCACTACTTTGCAACAAGTAGAGGACCTCATTGAAGTGAATGCTAATGCATTCGCCATTTCAATCGATAACGAGGTGGCAGCCTACGTTAAAGATTTAGATGCTTACAATGAAGTTCTTCAAAAAGTGAAGTTGAACTACGTTTCGGAAAAAGAGCTCAACTTTTTGGAAGCTAGAAAAACTACTACTGATACATTACCCGAATTAAAACCGGGTGAAACTCGAATTGTAGATTTGCTGGTAAAACAAGATGTGTTCGGAGCGACGATGACTGTCAAACCGGAAGAAGTTGTAGCAGTAGATGATGCAGTTGAACGCTTGTTGACGGGTGTAGAAAAGCAAGAGACCTATACAGTCCAACAAGGCGATGTCATTTCATCGATTGCGAGCGCTCATAATCTATCAACAAAACAATTGCTGGCATTGAATGAAGGTTTACAAGAAGGCGGCACTTTGAAAATCGGTCAAGAATTAAAGGTGACTGTGTTAGAGCCGGCTCTTCATTTCGAAGCGCAGTATGAAAAGAAAGCCAAAGAGAAAATTGCATTCGATAAAATCGTCGAAGAAACCGATACGCTCTATAAAGGCGATACAAAAATGAAGACAGAAGGCGCAAACGGTGAGCGCCTGGCTACCTATGTCATCACAAAAGAAAATGGCGTCCAGACGTCGAAAGAAATGATTGAGGAAGAAATCACGAAACAAGTGCAGCATGAAGTAACGTTAAAAGGAACGAAAGTAATGCCATCTCGTGGTAGTGGCTCATTTGCTTGGCCTGCTCAAGGAGGCTACATTTCCAGTCACATGGGTCATCGCTGGGGACGCATGCACCAAGGAATCGATATTGCCCGTCCAAGTGGTTATGCTATTCTCGCATCTGACAATGGTGTTGTCGTAGCTGCTGGAGTGGAGGGTGGCCTTGGAAATCGTGTCATCATTGATCACAATAACGGCTACCGCACTGTGTATGGCCACTTAGCGTCTATCAATGTGTCTGTAGGACAAACTGTCCCACAAGGTACGAACATTGGTGTGATGGGAAATACAGGCCGTTCAACGGGTACGCATCTTCATTTCGAAGTGATTCAAAACGGTACTCACATCAACCCGATGTCTGTATTGAAATAA